Proteins co-encoded in one Haloarcula pelagica genomic window:
- a CDS encoding LiaF transmembrane domain-containing protein codes for MSPRRITAQTLLGAIIVLVGLGLLARSTGLFDVGSLFRFVPSLFILLGVYALVSSGFRNLVGPLLVVLVATAWQLVALDVLAARDVLQFWPVLVILLGVSLVLSQRRARARSQDSDAVSAFAFFGGADRRVTSAEFRNADLTAVFGGVELDLRDAAIADPPAHVSTTSIFGGTELRVPREWNVRIDVLPLFGASEDSRPRSEAEHETVDLVVTGFVAFGGLEILD; via the coding sequence ATGAGCCCCCGCCGCATCACCGCTCAGACCCTGCTCGGTGCCATCATCGTCCTCGTCGGGCTCGGACTGCTCGCCCGCTCGACGGGGCTGTTCGATGTCGGGAGCCTGTTCCGATTCGTGCCGTCGCTGTTCATCCTGCTCGGCGTCTACGCGCTGGTCTCCAGTGGCTTCCGGAACCTCGTCGGCCCGCTGTTGGTCGTCCTGGTCGCGACGGCGTGGCAACTGGTCGCGCTGGATGTCCTCGCCGCCCGCGATGTCCTCCAGTTCTGGCCGGTGTTGGTGATCCTGCTCGGGGTTTCGCTGGTGCTGAGCCAGCGGCGTGCCCGCGCCCGGAGTCAGGACAGCGACGCCGTCTCCGCGTTCGCGTTCTTCGGCGGCGCCGACCGGCGTGTCACGTCGGCAGAGTTCCGGAACGCGGACCTGACAGCCGTCTTCGGCGGCGTGGAACTTGACCTCCGGGACGCCGCGATCGCCGACCCGCCGGCCCACGTCAGCACAACCTCGATCTTCGGCGGGACCGAGCTCCGCGTGCCCCGGGAGTGGAACGTCCGGATCGACGTGTTGCCGCTGTTCGGGGCGAGCGAGGACAGCCGCCCGCGGAGCGAGGCCGAACACGAGACGGTCGACCTCGTGGTGACCGGGTTCGTCGCCTTCGGCGGGCTGGAGATCCTCGACTGA
- a CDS encoding YqaA family protein, producing the protein MGGVDPVASLQALVIFVGDCTSSGTALTPLEDAVCTATGPTGLGIIGLYSFLIAFILPLPSEVVLVPAETLRLGLSTTGNMAVIIVVSAFGKALGSLFAFHIGQEAKEYGPLVRRIKQSRFDIIEWSERKTIQIAKKYGYVGLALALCVPFFPDTLSIYAFTVLEEDYLRFGAATFAGSAGRLLVTLGLAGGTLALL; encoded by the coding sequence ATGGGGGGTGTGGACCCGGTAGCATCCCTCCAGGCGCTGGTCATCTTCGTCGGTGACTGTACGTCGTCGGGAACGGCGCTGACGCCGTTAGAGGACGCCGTCTGTACCGCGACGGGACCGACGGGGCTCGGTATCATCGGGCTGTACTCGTTCCTGATCGCCTTCATCCTCCCGCTGCCCAGCGAGGTCGTCCTCGTGCCCGCGGAGACGCTCCGCCTGGGGCTGTCGACGACGGGGAACATGGCGGTCATCATCGTCGTCAGCGCGTTCGGCAAGGCACTGGGCAGTCTCTTCGCCTTCCACATCGGTCAGGAGGCAAAGGAGTACGGCCCGCTGGTCCGGCGGATCAAACAGTCCCGGTTCGACATCATCGAGTGGTCCGAACGGAAGACCATCCAGATCGCGAAGAAGTACGGCTACGTCGGCCTCGCGCTGGCGCTGTGTGTCCCCTTCTTCCCGGACACGCTGTCGATCTACGCCTTCACCGTCCTGGAGGAGGACTACCTCCGTTTCGGTGCGGCGACGTTCGCCGGCAGCGCGGGCCGTCTGCTCGTCACGCTGGGACTGGCCGGCGGGACGCTGGCGCTGTTGTAA
- the mfnA gene encoding tyrosine decarboxylase MfnA yields MLQRAEPQDFERVLSSMCTVPHPAAREAAERFLATNPGDPGTYETIADLEADAVDSLGELAGLPNPAGYVASGGTEANVQAVRIARNRADTDDPNVVAPVHAHFSFTKAADVLDVELRTAPARDHRVNVEAMAELIDDDTVCVVGVAGSTEYGYVDPIPAIADLAADAGALCHVDAAWGGFYLPFTDHDWHFGHADVDTLTIDPHKVGQAAVPAGGLLARDRSLLDELAVETPYLESTSQLTLTGTRSGAGVASAVAAMEALWPAGYREQYERSMANAEWLADQLDARGHEVVGPELPLVAADLSVPMTDELRERGWRVSKTGAGEMRVVCMPHVTRSMLRSFVADLDWY; encoded by the coding sequence ATGCTTCAGCGGGCCGAACCACAGGATTTCGAACGCGTCCTCTCGTCGATGTGTACGGTCCCGCACCCGGCGGCCCGCGAGGCCGCCGAACGGTTTCTCGCGACGAATCCTGGCGACCCGGGAACGTACGAGACGATCGCGGATCTGGAGGCCGACGCCGTCGACTCCCTCGGCGAACTGGCCGGCCTCCCGAACCCGGCGGGCTACGTCGCCTCCGGCGGGACCGAGGCGAACGTCCAGGCGGTCCGGATCGCCCGCAACCGCGCCGACACCGACGACCCGAACGTCGTCGCGCCGGTCCACGCGCACTTCTCGTTTACCAAGGCCGCAGACGTGCTCGACGTAGAGCTCCGGACGGCGCCAGCCCGGGACCACCGCGTGAACGTCGAGGCGATGGCCGAACTGATCGACGACGACACGGTCTGTGTGGTCGGCGTCGCCGGCTCGACGGAGTACGGCTACGTCGATCCGATCCCCGCCATCGCCGATCTGGCGGCCGACGCCGGCGCGCTGTGTCACGTCGACGCCGCCTGGGGCGGGTTCTACCTCCCGTTTACCGACCACGACTGGCACTTCGGCCACGCCGACGTGGACACCCTGACCATCGATCCCCACAAGGTCGGGCAGGCCGCGGTCCCCGCCGGTGGCTTGCTCGCACGGGACCGCTCGCTGCTCGACGAACTGGCCGTCGAGACGCCGTATCTGGAGTCGACGAGCCAGTTGACGCTGACCGGCACCCGCTCGGGCGCCGGCGTCGCCTCGGCGGTCGCCGCCATGGAGGCGCTGTGGCCGGCCGGCTACCGCGAGCAGTACGAGCGTTCGATGGCAAACGCCGAGTGGCTGGCCGACCAACTCGACGCCCGCGGCCACGAGGTCGTCGGCCCGGAACTCCCGCTGGTCGCCGCGGACCTCTCGGTGCCGATGACCGACGAACTCCGCGAGCGGGGCTGGCGCGTCTCCAAGACCGGTGCTGGCGAGATGCGGGTCGTCTGTATGCCACACGTCACCCGGTCGATGCTGCGGTCGTTCGTCGCCGATCTGGACTGGTACTGA
- a CDS encoding DUF3592 domain-containing protein, whose amino-acid sequence MGSLGQAIVLIALGVVFAGLGGYLYVDQQAAIENSVPIEGTVVASEVEIDRPADPDDATSYYPVVTYRYEYDGQSFTNDNVFPGTGRQSTSESRAAEIVREYAEGDAVTVYVDPAAPERSFLLEESAELFHFVFIGIGGFAALSGVVSLARRLLPFV is encoded by the coding sequence ATGGGTTCGCTCGGACAGGCAATCGTGTTGATCGCTCTCGGCGTCGTGTTCGCCGGATTGGGTGGGTACCTCTACGTCGACCAGCAGGCGGCCATCGAGAACAGCGTGCCGATCGAGGGGACCGTCGTCGCCTCCGAGGTCGAGATCGATCGACCGGCCGACCCCGACGACGCCACGAGCTACTACCCCGTGGTCACCTACCGCTACGAGTACGACGGCCAGTCGTTCACGAACGACAACGTCTTCCCGGGCACCGGCCGCCAGAGCACGTCCGAGTCACGCGCGGCCGAGATCGTCCGGGAGTACGCCGAGGGGGACGCCGTGACCGTCTACGTCGACCCCGCTGCGCCCGAGCGATCCTTCCTGCTCGAAGAGAGCGCCGAACTGTTCCACTTCGTGTTCATCGGCATCGGGGGGTTCGCCGCTCTCTCCGGGGTGGTGTCGCTGGCGCGGCGACTGCTACCGTTCGTGTGA
- a CDS encoding chemotaxis protein CheY: MTPSAPEAKSISAGVSYMPFGIPGLDGNVRGVPTGSTVLVAGAPDAGGDAFVYTSLATLMLAKHTPEMVPNGLSRRSDTIPESVTYVTLSQDREHVYSELDAVLDGYQFETLTDNMTVVDFSQRFMELLPVPKALFDARRGDSEIEAAETTVEDEDGTADDATFGDLLEEISEAITESPDDIVVVDSLSDIERATEFGLSKGREIAFLMGLREAVVNWGNVAFVKLDRRASDVRDDDRIHGLLHGAVYFYSNDKGFETYRTMRVGSFGGALDSERQTVFESLIGPTGFRAKATKKIGPSNW, encoded by the coding sequence ATGACACCTTCCGCACCGGAGGCAAAGAGCATCAGTGCGGGCGTCTCGTACATGCCCTTCGGGATCCCGGGACTGGACGGCAACGTCCGCGGGGTCCCGACCGGCAGCACGGTTCTCGTCGCCGGCGCGCCCGACGCCGGCGGCGACGCCTTCGTCTACACGAGTCTGGCGACGCTGATGCTGGCGAAACACACCCCGGAGATGGTCCCGAACGGACTGTCACGGCGGAGCGACACGATTCCCGAGTCGGTCACCTACGTCACCCTCTCGCAGGACCGCGAGCACGTCTACAGCGAACTGGACGCGGTGCTCGACGGCTACCAGTTCGAGACGCTGACGGACAACATGACCGTCGTGGACTTCTCCCAGCGGTTCATGGAACTGCTGCCGGTCCCGAAAGCGCTGTTCGACGCCCGCCGGGGCGACAGCGAGATCGAGGCCGCCGAGACGACCGTCGAGGACGAGGACGGGACCGCCGACGACGCCACGTTCGGCGACCTCCTCGAAGAGATCAGCGAGGCGATCACCGAGTCACCCGACGACATTGTCGTCGTCGACTCGCTGTCGGACATCGAGCGCGCGACCGAGTTCGGCCTCTCGAAGGGGCGGGAGATCGCCTTCCTGATGGGACTGCGCGAGGCCGTCGTCAACTGGGGCAACGTCGCCTTCGTCAAACTCGACCGCCGGGCGAGCGACGTTCGTGACGACGACCGGATCCACGGGTTGCTCCACGGCGCCGTCTACTTCTACTCCAACGACAAGGGGTTCGAGACCTACCGGACGATGCGGGTCGGCTCTTTCGGCGGCGCGCTCGACTCCGAGCGCCAGACCGTCTTCGAGTCGCTGATCGGGCCGACCGGCTTTCGCGCCAAGGCCACGAAGAAGATCGGTCCGTCGAACTGGTGA
- the ppsA gene encoding phosphoenolpyruvate synthase, producing MPTLWLDDIGADDLDVVGGKAASLGELTAAGLPVPSAFVVTADTYRSFIEASGIDTELFEAVDIDSDDSQALAAAAEHAQDLILETDTPPSVREDLLSAYDEMGDSDVAVRSSATAEDLPDASFAGQQETFLNVSRADLLDRVKECWASLFTQRAIYYRQEQGFSHTDVDIAVVVQEMVDAEKSGVLFTSHPSTGAPTAILEAAWGLGEAVVSGAVSPDNYVVDRESGDIEEVTVADKKVMCVRGEDGETIERSVPEAKRTERVLSPEEIDRLLTIGERVESHYGEPQDVEWAIDDDTVYVLQSRPITTIDEETAGSADAESGSEATNATAAGVADGGEMEAPEDVRLTGIGSSPGTVTGTVSVVTKLDNLDKVSEGDIIVTEMTTPDMVPAMKRAAGIVTDEGGMTSHAAIVSRELGVPAVVGAEDATDRLRDGQTVTLDGDMGTVEQGTTVSTDDDEQAEPDPVAQASSEHSPVKPMTGTEVKVNVSIPEAAERAAATGADGVGLLRIEHMILSTDKTPARYVEDHGERAYIDEIVEGVRTAAEAFYPRPVRVRTLDAPSDEFRQLQGGEDEPSEHNPMLGYRGIRRSLDRPGEFKLELRAFERLFDLGYDNVELMLPLVTDAEDVLRAKSLMREVGIDPEKRNWGVMVETPASALCIDELCEAGIDFVSFGTNDLTQYTLAVDRNNGGVADRFDELHPAVLDLMSRVIGTCREADVATSICGQAASKPEMVQFLVDEGVTSISPNIDAVRDVQHEVKRVEQRLLLESVR from the coding sequence ATGCCAACACTGTGGCTCGACGATATCGGTGCCGACGACCTCGACGTGGTCGGCGGCAAGGCAGCGTCTCTCGGTGAACTCACCGCAGCCGGGCTCCCGGTTCCGTCGGCGTTCGTGGTCACGGCCGACACCTATCGTTCGTTTATCGAAGCCTCGGGGATCGACACGGAGCTGTTCGAGGCGGTCGACATCGACAGCGACGACTCCCAGGCGCTCGCGGCGGCGGCGGAACACGCACAGGACCTCATTCTGGAGACCGACACGCCACCGTCTGTCCGCGAGGACCTGCTGTCGGCCTACGACGAGATGGGCGATTCGGACGTAGCGGTCCGCTCTTCGGCGACCGCGGAGGACCTCCCGGACGCGTCCTTCGCCGGCCAGCAGGAGACGTTCCTGAACGTCTCGCGGGCCGACCTGTTAGACCGGGTCAAGGAGTGTTGGGCCTCGCTGTTCACCCAGCGAGCGATCTACTACCGGCAGGAACAGGGCTTTTCGCATACGGATGTCGACATCGCTGTCGTCGTCCAGGAGATGGTCGACGCCGAGAAGTCGGGCGTGTTGTTCACGAGCCACCCGTCGACGGGCGCGCCGACGGCGATCCTCGAAGCCGCCTGGGGGCTGGGCGAGGCGGTCGTCTCCGGCGCCGTCTCGCCGGACAACTACGTCGTCGACCGTGAGAGCGGCGATATCGAGGAGGTCACCGTCGCCGACAAGAAGGTGATGTGCGTCCGGGGCGAGGACGGAGAGACCATCGAGCGGTCGGTCCCCGAGGCAAAGCGGACCGAGCGCGTGCTCTCGCCCGAGGAGATCGACCGCTTGCTGACGATCGGCGAGCGGGTCGAGTCCCACTACGGCGAGCCACAGGACGTGGAGTGGGCGATCGACGACGACACCGTCTACGTCCTGCAGTCCCGGCCGATCACGACCATCGACGAGGAGACGGCCGGCAGTGCCGACGCCGAAAGCGGAAGCGAGGCGACGAACGCCACGGCGGCCGGCGTCGCCGACGGCGGCGAGATGGAGGCCCCAGAGGACGTGCGCCTGACGGGGATCGGTTCCAGCCCGGGGACGGTGACCGGCACGGTCAGCGTCGTCACCAAACTCGACAACCTCGACAAGGTCTCGGAGGGGGACATCATCGTCACCGAGATGACCACGCCGGACATGGTGCCGGCGATGAAACGCGCGGCCGGCATCGTCACCGACGAGGGCGGGATGACGAGTCACGCGGCGATCGTCTCCCGCGAACTGGGCGTACCGGCGGTCGTCGGCGCCGAGGACGCGACCGACCGACTCCGCGACGGCCAGACGGTCACGCTCGACGGCGACATGGGCACCGTCGAACAGGGGACGACCGTCTCCACGGACGACGACGAGCAAGCGGAGCCGGACCCTGTCGCCCAGGCCAGCAGCGAGCACTCCCCGGTCAAGCCGATGACCGGCACGGAGGTGAAGGTCAACGTCTCCATCCCCGAGGCCGCCGAGCGGGCCGCGGCGACCGGCGCCGACGGCGTCGGCCTGTTGCGGATCGAGCACATGATCCTCTCGACGGACAAGACGCCCGCCCGCTACGTCGAGGACCACGGCGAGCGGGCCTACATCGACGAGATCGTCGAGGGCGTCCGGACCGCTGCCGAGGCGTTTTACCCCCGACCGGTTCGGGTCCGGACGCTGGACGCGCCGAGCGACGAGTTCCGCCAGCTCCAGGGCGGCGAGGACGAACCCAGCGAGCACAACCCGATGCTTGGCTATCGGGGCATCCGGCGGTCCCTGGACCGGCCCGGCGAGTTCAAACTCGAACTCCGGGCGTTCGAGCGGCTGTTCGACCTGGGCTACGACAACGTCGAACTGATGTTGCCGCTGGTGACCGACGCCGAGGACGTGCTGCGCGCGAAGTCGCTCATGCGGGAGGTCGGGATCGACCCCGAGAAGCGCAACTGGGGCGTAATGGTCGAGACGCCGGCCAGCGCGCTCTGTATCGACGAACTGTGCGAGGCCGGGATCGACTTCGTCTCGTTCGGGACGAACGACCTCACGCAGTACACGCTTGCGGTCGACCGCAACAACGGCGGCGTCGCCGACCGGTTCGACGAACTCCACCCGGCCGTTCTGGACCTGATGAGCCGGGTCATCGGTACCTGCCGGGAAGCGGACGTGGCGACGAGTATCTGCGGCCAAGCCGCCTCGAAACCCGAGATGGTGCAGTTCCTCGTCGACGAGGGCGTCACCTCCATCTCGCCGAACATCGACGCCGTCCGCGATGTCCAACACGAGGTCAAGCGGGTCGAACAGCGGCTCCTGCTCGAGTCGGTTCGCTGA
- a CDS encoding PhzF family phenazine biosynthesis protein, with protein sequence METRQALLVDAFAEEPMTGNPAGVVPDADGLTDDQLQAIASELGASETAFVLPAEDADRRLRFFSPEREVDLCGHATVAAHAALAERGLDDGQHTMATPAGDFAVETKANGMVWMEQDEADIRTVDVDEQRVADALGLDVATLRDVGADLPLSVGDTGFAWLLVPVNYFEHISSVDPDVTAIEELCRAVDAEGIYPFTFDTISGRATLHGRAFAPLAGIREDPVTGTAAGACGAYIRRHGAIDSTVEQVVVEQGHFLDRPGTVTVDTDGQEVWIGGRGVTTLSGDLTVPLADEDDDIIEL encoded by the coding sequence ATGGAGACGAGACAGGCGCTGCTCGTCGATGCCTTCGCCGAGGAGCCGATGACGGGCAACCCAGCCGGCGTGGTGCCCGACGCCGACGGACTGACCGACGACCAGCTACAGGCGATCGCGAGCGAACTGGGGGCCAGCGAGACGGCGTTCGTCCTGCCGGCCGAGGACGCCGACCGGCGACTGCGCTTTTTCTCGCCCGAGCGGGAGGTCGACCTCTGTGGGCACGCGACCGTCGCGGCCCACGCGGCGCTGGCCGAGCGGGGGCTCGACGACGGCCAGCACACGATGGCGACCCCGGCCGGCGACTTCGCGGTCGAGACCAAGGCAAACGGGATGGTCTGGATGGAACAGGACGAGGCCGACATCCGCACCGTCGACGTGGACGAACAGCGGGTCGCCGACGCCCTGGGGCTGGACGTGGCGACGCTGCGGGACGTGGGGGCCGACCTCCCGCTGTCGGTCGGCGACACCGGGTTCGCGTGGCTGCTGGTGCCGGTGAACTACTTCGAGCACATAAGCAGCGTCGACCCGGACGTGACAGCGATCGAGGAGCTCTGCCGGGCCGTCGACGCCGAGGGAATCTACCCGTTCACGTTCGACACGATCAGCGGCCGGGCGACGCTCCACGGACGGGCGTTCGCGCCGCTCGCCGGCATCCGCGAGGACCCGGTGACCGGGACCGCCGCCGGGGCCTGTGGGGCCTACATCCGCCGGCACGGCGCCATCGACAGCACCGTCGAGCAGGTGGTCGTCGAACAGGGCCACTTCCTCGACCGCCCGGGCACCGTGACAGTCGATACCGACGGGCAGGAAGTGTGGATCGGTGGCCGCGGCGTCACGACGCTGTCCGGCGATCTCACCGTCCCGCTGGCCGACGAGGACGACGACATCATCGAGCTATAA
- a CDS encoding phosphoribosyltransferase, with protein sequence MGELPEEFPCTITNWEYIYGLCRDVADDVKAADFEPDVIVALARGGWFAGRCLCDFLGLDDLASLKVEHYVGTAQKSGEPEVRYPLADGAVDGKDVLVVDDIADTGGSISTAAECVEDSDPESVRTATLQLLQTSEHEPDFVGERLDTWRWVVYPWNFVEDMIELLEGVMEKSDRQVHTAENLRTLLEEYHGVTRISMEVAQPGRLDEVLAEMERRSVAEGTTTTDGTDAWRLAGD encoded by the coding sequence ATGGGCGAGTTACCGGAGGAGTTCCCGTGTACAATCACCAACTGGGAGTACATCTACGGACTCTGCCGTGACGTGGCCGACGACGTGAAAGCCGCGGACTTCGAACCGGACGTGATCGTGGCGCTGGCACGCGGCGGCTGGTTCGCCGGGCGGTGTCTGTGTGACTTCCTCGGGCTGGACGACCTGGCGAGCCTGAAGGTCGAACACTACGTCGGCACCGCACAGAAGAGCGGCGAGCCGGAGGTCCGCTACCCGCTGGCCGACGGCGCCGTCGACGGCAAGGACGTACTGGTCGTCGACGACATCGCCGACACCGGCGGCTCCATCTCGACGGCCGCCGAGTGCGTCGAGGACAGCGACCCGGAAAGCGTGCGGACGGCGACGCTCCAGTTGCTCCAGACGAGCGAGCACGAACCCGACTTCGTGGGCGAACGGCTCGACACCTGGCGCTGGGTGGTCTACCCCTGGAACTTCGTCGAGGACATGATCGAACTGCTGGAGGGCGTCATGGAGAAGTCCGACCGGCAGGTCCACACCGCCGAGAACCTCCGGACGCTGCTGGAGGAGTACCACGGCGTCACGCGCATCTCGATGGAGGTCGCACAGCCGGGCCGGCTCGACGAAGTGCTCGCCGAGATGGAGCGTCGATCGGTCGCGGAGGGAACGACGACCACCGACGGGACCGACGCCTGGCGACTCGCGGGCGATTAG
- a CDS encoding glycine zipper domain-containing protein — MTGNDCDSLDEDPERAAERSATVGGFVGAVLGSPGGPVGASIGGLVGGSTGYAVGYAMGEQAQKQRHDRDDDDDGPVSVPVDEEDGDDS, encoded by the coding sequence ATGACTGGCAACGACTGTGACTCCCTGGACGAGGACCCCGAACGAGCGGCAGAACGGTCGGCGACCGTCGGCGGGTTCGTCGGCGCGGTGCTTGGCTCTCCCGGCGGCCCCGTCGGCGCGAGCATCGGCGGCCTCGTCGGCGGGTCGACCGGCTACGCGGTCGGCTACGCCATGGGCGAACAGGCCCAGAAACAGCGCCACGACCGCGACGACGATGACGACGGCCCCGTCTCCGTTCCCGTCGACGAGGAAGACGGCGACGACAGCTAA
- a CDS encoding site-2 protease family protein, with protein sequence METFRVYEVDAAADEGVKYYGDPVADSETILQRIGPLFRERGYRVALREEMGEHVLVAQRRSVGVDGVPWTNVLLAVATLASTLFAGSRWYGLDVLGDPASILQAWPFAAGVLGILAIHESGHYMLSRYHRVEASLPYFIPLPFNVIGTLGAVIRMNDNIPDRRALFDIGVAGPLAGLVATVAVTAVGVTLPPVEVAGGIVTQVEIGFPPLIQGIALAVGEPLEYPGPTTLVNPVVIAGWVGAFVTFLNLLPVGQLDGAHVVRSLLGERFGTVQFAVPIALFALAGYLVLFEGGRGAFLWGFWAILALVFSRAGAVTPFDETPLGPGRSAVGVATMLLGVLCFVPMPLVVSV encoded by the coding sequence ATGGAGACCTTCCGTGTCTACGAGGTCGACGCCGCGGCCGACGAGGGCGTCAAGTACTACGGGGACCCGGTCGCCGACAGCGAGACGATCCTCCAGCGGATCGGGCCGCTGTTTCGCGAACGGGGGTACCGCGTCGCGCTCCGCGAGGAGATGGGCGAACACGTACTGGTGGCCCAGCGGCGGTCGGTCGGCGTCGACGGGGTCCCGTGGACGAACGTCCTCCTGGCGGTCGCCACGCTCGCCTCGACGCTGTTCGCCGGCAGCCGCTGGTACGGACTGGACGTGCTCGGCGACCCCGCCTCGATCCTCCAGGCCTGGCCCTTCGCGGCCGGCGTGTTGGGGATCCTCGCGATCCACGAGTCGGGCCACTACATGTTGAGCCGGTACCACCGGGTCGAGGCCAGCCTCCCCTATTTCATCCCGCTGCCGTTCAACGTCATCGGGACGCTGGGAGCGGTCATCCGGATGAACGACAACATCCCCGACCGGCGCGCGCTGTTCGACATCGGCGTCGCGGGGCCGCTCGCCGGCCTCGTCGCCACCGTGGCGGTGACCGCGGTCGGCGTCACGCTCCCGCCGGTGGAGGTCGCCGGCGGCATCGTCACGCAGGTCGAGATCGGGTTCCCGCCCCTGATCCAGGGCATCGCACTCGCCGTCGGCGAGCCCCTGGAGTACCCCGGCCCGACTACCCTCGTCAACCCGGTAGTCATCGCCGGCTGGGTCGGCGCCTTCGTCACGTTCCTGAACCTGTTGCCGGTCGGGCAACTGGACGGCGCCCACGTCGTCCGGTCGCTGCTGGGCGAGCGGTTCGGCACCGTCCAGTTCGCCGTTCCGATCGCGCTGTTCGCGCTCGCGGGCTACCTGGTCCTGTTCGAAGGCGGTCGGGGCGCGTTCCTCTGGGGGTTCTGGGCCATCCTCGCGCTGGTCTTCAGCCGTGCCGGCGCGGTGACCCCCTTCGACGAGACGCCGCTGGGTCCCGGCCGGAGCGCCGTCGGTGTCGCGACGATGCTTCTGGGCGTGCTCTGTTTCGTCCCGATGCCGCTGGTCGTCTCGGTCTGA
- a CDS encoding cation:proton antiporter regulatory subunit translates to MEITESDLPGVGKKHEIEIGGGQRLVIVTHNTGKRQLFLKEGPDADSEELFELSDKLARTVGTVLEGAYFQPVASEKVETMLTEGTLLEWYGIEADSPLVGETLRSADVGQRTGVTVVAVQREDEVLSDTLAETEIRAGDTLVVVGDRDSCDQFEALLAGDA, encoded by the coding sequence ATGGAGATCACCGAGAGCGACCTTCCCGGTGTCGGGAAGAAACACGAGATCGAGATCGGGGGCGGACAGCGGCTCGTCATCGTCACACACAACACCGGAAAGCGACAGCTGTTCCTGAAAGAAGGGCCAGACGCCGATAGCGAGGAACTGTTCGAACTCTCGGACAAACTCGCCCGGACCGTCGGGACGGTCCTGGAGGGGGCGTACTTCCAGCCCGTCGCTTCCGAGAAGGTCGAGACGATGCTCACCGAGGGGACACTGCTGGAGTGGTACGGCATCGAAGCCGACTCGCCGCTGGTCGGCGAGACACTCCGGAGCGCCGACGTTGGCCAGCGGACCGGCGTCACCGTCGTCGCCGTCCAGCGCGAGGACGAGGTGCTCTCGGATACGCTCGCCGAGACCGAGATCCGGGCCGGCGACACGCTCGTCGTCGTCGGCGATCGGGACAGTTGCGATCAGTTCGAGGCCCTGCTGGCGGGGGACGCGTAG